One window from the genome of Lacerta agilis isolate rLacAgi1 chromosome 18, rLacAgi1.pri, whole genome shotgun sequence encodes:
- the NRTN gene encoding neurturin, with translation MKVWKLAAIASMLFSSMLSVLVCRDLFTRSREHTLFSSSLFSRSSPSSSSLAEGHRRHPRALGRRGSLISQYSTLFESYTEGEIRHLISTLIERYSQSMNSGGHELPLFAKAGNRMKRAKARHKPCSLKELEVTVSELGLGYKSDETVLFRYCSGTCDSAVRNYDLSLKNVRSMRKIKKEKVRARPCCRPLSYDDDVSFLDAGNRYYTVNEVSAKECGCV, from the exons ATGAAGGTATGGAAGCTTGCAGCTATAGCCTCGATGCTCTTCAGTTCCATGTTGTCCGTTTTGGTTTGTAGAGACTTGTTCACCAGGAGCCGGGAGCACACCCTCTTCTCCTCGTCGCTGTTTTCCAGATCCTCGCCGTCGTCGTCCTCGCTCGCCGAAGGCCACAGGAGGCACCCAAGGGCTCTGGGACGCCGCGGATCGCTGATCTCCCAGT ACAGCACATTGTTCGAGAGCTACACGGAGGGAGAAATCCGCCACCTCATCTCCACGCTGATCGAGAGGTACAGCCAGTCCATGAACTCGGGGGGCCACGAACTGCCGCTCTTCGCCAAAGCCGGCAACCGGATGAAGCGCGCCAAGGCCCGCCACAAGCCCTGCTCCCTCAAGGAGCTTGAGGTGACTGTCAGCGAGCTGGGCCTCGGCTACAAGTCGGACGAGACGGTCCTCTTCCGCTACTGCAGCGGCACGTGCGACTCGGCCGTGCGCAACTACGACCTGTCCCTGAAGAACGTGAGGAGCATGCGGAAGATCAAGAAGGAGAAGGTGAGAGCCCGCCCGTGCTGCCGCCCCCTGTCGTACGACGACGACGTCTCCTTCTTGGACGCGGGGAACCGCTACTACACGGTGAACGAGGTGTCGGCCAAAGAGTGCGGCTGCGTGTGA